A region of Streptomyces sp. R44 DNA encodes the following proteins:
- a CDS encoding ribose-phosphate diphosphokinase, which yields MTGIKTTGEKKLMLFSGRAHPELAEEVAHQLGVGIVPTKAFDFANGEIYVRFQESARGADCFLIQSHTAPINKWIMEQLIMIDALKRASARSITVIIPSYGYARQDKKHRGREPISARLVADLLKTAGADRILTVDLHTDQIQGFFDGPVDHLSALPVLADYVGAKVDREKLTIVSPDAGRVRVADRWCDRLDAPLAIVHKRRDKDVANQVTVHEVVGDVKGRVCVLVDDMVDTGGTICAAADALFAHGAEDVIVTATHGILSGPAADRLKNSKVSEFVFTDTLPVPGALELDKITVLSIAPTIARAVREVFEDGSVTSLFEEH from the coding sequence GTGACCGGGATCAAGACGACCGGCGAGAAGAAGCTGATGCTCTTCTCCGGCCGCGCCCACCCCGAGCTGGCCGAGGAGGTCGCACACCAGCTGGGTGTCGGCATCGTGCCGACCAAGGCGTTCGACTTCGCCAATGGCGAGATCTATGTCCGCTTCCAGGAGTCGGCGCGTGGCGCGGACTGCTTCCTGATCCAGAGCCACACGGCTCCGATCAACAAGTGGATCATGGAGCAGCTGATCATGATCGATGCTCTGAAGCGGGCTTCCGCCCGGAGCATCACCGTGATCATTCCGTCGTACGGCTATGCCCGTCAGGACAAGAAGCACCGTGGTCGTGAGCCGATCTCGGCGCGCCTGGTGGCGGACCTGCTGAAGACGGCGGGTGCGGACCGGATTCTGACCGTGGACCTGCACACGGACCAGATCCAGGGCTTCTTCGACGGTCCGGTGGACCACCTGTCGGCGCTGCCGGTGCTTGCGGACTACGTGGGTGCGAAGGTCGACCGCGAGAAGCTGACGATCGTGTCGCCGGACGCGGGTCGTGTGCGGGTCGCCGACCGCTGGTGCGACCGTCTGGACGCGCCGCTGGCGATCGTGCACAAGCGTCGTGACAAGGACGTCGCCAACCAGGTGACCGTGCACGAGGTCGTCGGTGACGTGAAGGGCCGTGTGTGTGTCCTGGTGGACGACATGGTCGACACGGGTGGCACGATCTGCGCCGCCGCGGACGCGCTGTTCGCGCACGGTGCGGAGGACGTCATCGTGACGGCTACGCACGGCATCCTGTCGGGTCCTGCGGCCGACCGCCTGAAGAACTCCAAGGTCAGCGAGTTCGTGTTCACGGACACGCTGCCGGTTCCGGGTGCTCTTGAGCTCGACAAGATCACGGT